The Kluyveromyces lactis strain NRRL Y-1140 chromosome D complete sequence genome has a window encoding:
- the PBR1 gene encoding putative oxidoreductase (similar to uniprot|P53878 Saccharomyces cerevisiae YNL181W Protein required for cell viability): MPLNILGAAVFDGVDSIPYLRPVLTWSPYLAFIGAIKYWSGGPSNTWERNLHGKLYIVTGGTTQSMGTSVVLDMARRGAQMIVLCRKIDEWSEEWCEQMRELTGNELIYLEQCDLSDLFEVRKFATKWLDNAPPRRLDGIIVMSGDCEPWGLRKKKTSTDGIEIQMATNYAGVFHLLNLMKPSFKAQPPDRDVRIIVTTCFLQAMGKCNVEDPLWLHAPFKNSRELFSSSKLQLSLAMLHLQRLLITEAGNSAKDGRSGKNVTVTVVQPGLMRSPSLRRVVSNGSVLLLLILYCVILYPFLWLLTKSGYRGAQTIIYSITTPELEEVNRTDDEVKYIANCSIVNFARKEFYDKELQEKLYENTIKQIESVEKKMAAQRNQASKKETKDQKKNTKPNPKKASTKKD; this comes from the coding sequence atGCCATTAAATATTCTTGGTGCAGCCGTATTTGACGGAGTCGATTCAATTCCTTATTTAAGGCCAGTTTTAACATGGTCGCCATACTTGGCGTTTATTGGAGCTATCAAATACTGGTCTGGGGGGCCAAGCAATACATGGGAACGTAATCTACATGGTAAACTTTATATTGTGACAGGTGGTACGACCCAAAGTATGGGTACGTCTGTTGTTTTAGATATGGCCAGAAGAGGCGCCCAAATGATTGTTCTTTGCAGAAAAATTGACGAGTGGTCAGAGGAATGGTGTGAACAGATGAGGGAGCTAACGGGCAATGAGTTGATTTATTTAGAACAATGTGATTTAAGTGATTTGTTTGAAGTCAGAAAGTTCGCCACGAAATGGTTGGATAATGCGCCTCCTAGAAGATTAGACGGTATAATAGTGATGAGTGGCGACTGTGAACCATGGGGTttgaggaagaagaaaacaagtACAGATGGCATTGAAATCCAAATGGCGACTAACTACGCTGGTGTCTTCCATCTCTTGAATCTAATGAAACCTAGTTTCAAGGCCCAGCCTCCAGATCGTGATGTCAGAATTATCGTGACAACATGCTTTTTGCAGGCAATGGGTAAATGCAACGTTGAAGATCCATTGTGGTTGCACGCACCATTCAAAAACTCTCGAGAGTTATTTAGCAGTTCAAAACTTCAGCTGTCCTTGGCTATGTTACATCTACAACGGCTCTTGATCACTGAGGCAGGCAATAGTGCGAAAGATGGTCGTAGTGGTAAAAATGTCACGGTTACTGTTGTACAGCCTGGTCTAATGAGGTCACCAAGTCTAAGAAGGGTCGTAAGCAATGGATCTGTCCTACTACTATTGATTCTCTATTGCGTAATACTTTACCCATTCCTGTGGCTACTAACGAAAAGCGGCTATCGTGGTGCTCAAACAATTATATATTCCATAACCACTCCTGAGCTAGAAGAAGTGAACCGAACAGACGATGAAGTGAAATATATTGCAAATTGCTCAATTGTTAACTTTGCTAGGAAAGAGTTTTATGATAAAGAGCTTCAAGAGAAACTTTACGAAAACACAATCAAACAGATTGAATCTgtggagaagaagatggcTGCTCAAAGAAACCAGGCAAGCAAGAAGGAAACAAAGGatcagaaaaagaacaCAAAACCAAATCCAAAGAAGGCCTCAACGAAAAAAGATTAG